One Ranitomeya imitator isolate aRanImi1 chromosome 1, aRanImi1.pri, whole genome shotgun sequence DNA window includes the following coding sequences:
- the LOC138656717 gene encoding uncharacterized protein isoform X1, protein MMSSETFSFNATEAAEILSKVTAPSDFLQIPAKELKNRDLERESRRAVNLELHIITIAEYLRVQRIPRGLRVPLQPTFFREDKDYCTKFEHILNKCSADLMTLTLSYLQKNLETVNAQINAIESQLTSTLPQEEFQELKTKNLELLRSHRLELEKRKRSKFLRDTEDYLQNRVYQWRDTQHSTRRHSSLSSSGSIDSRPGTSNSSSSHSFLGNNRSRPKGRRGGGANAAGEPRNQMATRSQNR, encoded by the coding sequence ATGATGTCGAGTGAGACCTTCTCCTTCAACGCAACAGAGGCGGCGGAAATTCTGTCCAAAGTTACCGCGCCCAGCGACTTTCTTCAGATTCCTGCCAAAGAACTCAAGAATCGCGACTTGGAACGCGAGTCTAGAAGAGCAGTTAACCTAGAACTGCACATTATTACAATAGCTGAATACCTCCGTGTCCAGAGGATCCCACGGGGATTGCGGGTCCCCTTACAACCGACCTTCTTCAGGGAAGATAAAGACTATTGCACGAAGTTTGAACATATTCTGAACAAATGTTCCGCGGACCTTATGACTTTAACCCTTTCCTACCTTCAAAAGAACCTGGAAACAGTGAATGCCCAAATCAACGCGATCGAGAGTCAACTGACCAGTACCCTGCCTCAGGAAGAATTCCAGGAACTCAAGACAAAGAATCTGGAGCTATTACGGTCACACAGATTGGAATTGGAGAAGAGAAAAAGATCCAAATTCTTGAGGGACACCGAGGACTACCTGCAGAACCGTGTCTACCAGTGGCGAGATACTCAGCACTCCACCAGGCGCCACAGCTCACTAAGCTCTTCTGGTTCCATCGACAGCAGGCCCGGCACCTCAAATTCTTCTTCCTCCCATTCTTTTTTAGGGAACAACCGCAGCCGTCCAAAGGGAAGACGAGGAGGGGGGGCCAATGCCGCCGGGGAACCCAGAAATCAGATGGCAACACGCTCACAG